One genomic segment of Primulina eburnea isolate SZY01 unplaced genomic scaffold, ASM2296580v1 ctg857_ERROPOS3498143, whole genome shotgun sequence includes these proteins:
- the LOC140822468 gene encoding uncharacterized protein has translation MIDVAACGNLLRKMAKEGYELLEEMAVSSYHPQFERNNRRRSSPVLCDLGASNNLMPLSVFRKHGLGDPKPTRMSLPLEDKSIKYPQRFIEDVLVKVDKFIFLADFVVLDMEEDMEMPLILGKPFLTTGKALIDVHEGKFRLRVGDEEITFDVFNALKHTLRTDDYFRINAVDSLMCNFVQDAMKDPLEATLTTELK, from the exons ATGATAGATGTTGCGGCCTGTGGGAATCTGCTGAGGAAAATGGCCAAAGAAGgttatgagttattggaggagatggctgttAGTAGTTATCACCCTCAATTTGAGAGGAACAATCGGAggaggagttcaccag tcttatgtgatcttggtgcgagtaaTAACCTTATGCCTCTATCTGTATTCAGGAAACATGGACTGGGAGATCCTAAGCCCACAAGGATGTCTTTACCATTAGAAGACAAATCCATCAAATATCCTCAAAGATTCATAGAGGATGTGTTGGTGAAAGTGGACAAGTTCATATTTCTAGCAGATTTTGTAGTACTCGACATGGAAGAAGACATGGAGATGCCCTTGATTTTGGGGAAACCATTCCTCACGACTGGCAAGGCCTTGATTGATGTTCACGAAGGGAAGTTTAGATTGAGAGTGGGAGATGAAGAAATTACTTTTGATGTATTTAATGCTCTTAAGCACACTCTGCGCACTGATGACTATTTTAGAATTAATGCGGTAGATTCACTTATGTGTAATTTTGTGCAGGATGCTATGAAGGACCCATTGGAagccactctcactactgaatTAAAGTAG